From a region of the Cucumis sativus cultivar 9930 chromosome 6, Cucumber_9930_V3, whole genome shotgun sequence genome:
- the LOC116404809 gene encoding uncharacterized protein LOC116404809 isoform X4 — MQPADGDFFLNEILCLQVLLSSSGNAIQTTEIVFLDEILRLQVLLSSSGNAIQTTEIVFLDEILRLQVLLSSSRNAIWRTESVFLDEILR; from the exons ATGCAACCGGCAGACGGAGATTTTTTCCTAAATGAAATCTTATG tttacaggttcttctctcttcttcagGCAATGCAATCCAGACGACGGAGATTGTTTTCCTAGATGAAATCTTACG TTTACAGGTTCTCCTCTCTTCTTCAGGCAATGCAATCCAGACGACGGAGATTGTTTTCCTAGATGAAATCTTACG tttacaagttcttctctcttcttcacGCAATGCAATCTGGCGGACGGAGAGTGTTTTCCTAGATGAAATCTTACG GTAG
- the LOC116404809 gene encoding uncharacterized protein LOC116404809 isoform X1, translating to MQPADGDFFLNEILCLQVLLSSSGNAIQTTEIVFLDEILRLQVLLSSSGNAIQTTEIVFLDEILRLQVLLSSSGNAIQTTEIVFLDEILRLQVLLSSSRNAIWRTESVFLDEILR from the exons ATGCAACCGGCAGACGGAGATTTTTTCCTAAATGAAATCTTATG tttacaggttcttctctcttcttcagGCAATGCAATCCAGACGACGGAGATTGTTTTCCTAGATGAAATCTTACG TTTACAGGTTCTCCTCTCTTCTTCAGGCAATGCAATCCAGACGACGGAGATTGTTTTCCTAGATGAAATCTTACG TTTACAGGTTCTCCTCTCTTCTTCAGGCAATGCAATCCAGACGACGGAGATTGTTTTCCTAGATGAAATCTTACG tttacaagttcttctctcttcttcacGCAATGCAATCTGGCGGACGGAGAGTGTTTTCCTAGATGAAATCTTACG GTAG
- the LOC116404809 gene encoding uncharacterized protein LOC116404809 isoform X3, whose translation MKSYGNAIQTTEIVFLDEILRLQVLLSSSGNAIQTTEIVFLDEILRLQVLLSSSGNAIQTTEIVFLDEILRLQVLLSSSRNAIWRTESVFLDEILR comes from the exons ATGAAATCTTATG GCAATGCAATCCAGACGACGGAGATTGTTTTCCTAGATGAAATCTTACG TTTACAGGTTCTCCTCTCTTCTTCAGGCAATGCAATCCAGACGACGGAGATTGTTTTCCTAGATGAAATCTTACG TTTACAGGTTCTCCTCTCTTCTTCAGGCAATGCAATCCAGACGACGGAGATTGTTTTCCTAGATGAAATCTTACG tttacaagttcttctctcttcttcacGCAATGCAATCTGGCGGACGGAGAGTGTTTTCCTAGATGAAATCTTACG GTAG
- the LOC116404809 gene encoding uncharacterized protein LOC116404809 isoform X2 produces the protein MVLLSSSGNAIQTTEIVFLDEILRLQVLLSSSGNAIQTTEIVFLDEILRLQVLLSSSGNAIQTTEIVFLDEILRLQVLLSSSRNAIWRTESVFLDEILR, from the exons ATG gttcttctctcttcttcagGCAATGCAATCCAGACGACGGAGATTGTTTTCCTAGATGAAATCTTACG TTTACAGGTTCTCCTCTCTTCTTCAGGCAATGCAATCCAGACGACGGAGATTGTTTTCCTAGATGAAATCTTACG TTTACAGGTTCTCCTCTCTTCTTCAGGCAATGCAATCCAGACGACGGAGATTGTTTTCCTAGATGAAATCTTACG tttacaagttcttctctcttcttcacGCAATGCAATCTGGCGGACGGAGAGTGTTTTCCTAGATGAAATCTTACG GTAG